From one Desulfuromonas sp. genomic stretch:
- a CDS encoding TIGR00266 family protein: MKCHEVDYEIVGDDMQMVTVELDPGETVIAEAGAMNYMEEGIAFEAKMGDGSQPDQGLMGKLLGAGKRALTGESLFMTHFSNGGVGKRHVAFAAPYPGRIIPMNLARQGGEILCQKDSFLCAALGTEVDIAFQRRLGAGFFGGEGFILQRLRGDGMVFIHACGTIVERELKGETLRVDTGCLVAFEPTVEYDIERAGNLKSMFFGGEGLFLATLRGHGRVWMQSLPFSRLADRIISHAPKAGGSAKGEGSVLGGLGRMLDGD, from the coding sequence ATGAAATGCCATGAAGTCGATTACGAGATCGTCGGAGACGACATGCAGATGGTTACGGTCGAGCTCGACCCGGGCGAGACGGTCATCGCCGAGGCCGGGGCGATGAACTACATGGAGGAGGGGATCGCCTTCGAGGCGAAGATGGGGGACGGCTCACAGCCCGACCAAGGGCTCATGGGGAAACTCCTGGGCGCCGGCAAGCGGGCCCTGACCGGCGAGTCGCTTTTCATGACCCACTTCAGCAACGGCGGAGTCGGCAAGCGCCACGTCGCCTTCGCCGCCCCCTACCCGGGGCGGATCATCCCGATGAACCTGGCCCGGCAGGGAGGCGAGATCCTCTGCCAGAAGGATTCTTTCCTCTGCGCCGCCCTCGGCACCGAGGTCGACATCGCCTTCCAGCGCCGGCTCGGCGCCGGATTCTTCGGCGGAGAGGGCTTCATCCTGCAGCGTCTGCGCGGCGACGGCATGGTCTTCATTCACGCCTGCGGCACCATCGTCGAGCGGGAGCTGAAGGGCGAGACCCTGCGGGTCGACACCGGCTGCCTCGTAGCCTTCGAGCCGACGGTGGAGTACGACATCGAACGGGCCGGCAACCTCAAAAGCATGTTCTTCGGCGGCGAGGGTCTCTTTCTCGCCACCCTGCGCGGCCACGGCCGTGTCTGGATGCAGAGCCTCCCCTTCAGCCGACTGGCCGACCGGATCATCTCCCACGCCCCGAAGGCCGGGGGGAGCGCCAAGGGCGAAGGCTCGGTTCTCGGCGGCCTCGGGCGCATGCTCGACGGGGACTGA
- a CDS encoding CoA-binding protein, translated as MTEKIAIFLAADAFGVAGASADRSKFGNKVLRCLLQCGRRAIPVNPTAESVEGIPCVASVSNLPEGVKSLSVVTPPKVTEVVVEQAIARGLENILMQPGAESPRAVEKCREKGINVIADGSCLLVALGFSEH; from the coding sequence ATGACCGAAAAAATTGCGATTTTTCTGGCGGCGGACGCCTTCGGCGTGGCTGGGGCCTCTGCCGACCGCTCCAAGTTCGGCAACAAGGTTCTTCGCTGCCTCCTGCAATGCGGTCGCAGGGCGATACCGGTCAACCCGACAGCTGAATCGGTCGAAGGCATTCCCTGCGTGGCCAGCGTGTCGAACCTCCCGGAGGGTGTGAAAAGCCTCTCCGTGGTCACCCCGCCGAAGGTCACCGAGGTGGTGGTCGAACAGGCCATAGCCCGGGGTCTCGAGAACATCTTGATGCAGCCCGGTGCCGAAAGCCCCCGGGCCGTTGAGAAGTGCAGGGAGAAGGGCATCAACGTCATAGCCGACGGCAGTTGCCTCCTTGTGGCCCTCGGCTTTTCTGAGCACTAG
- a CDS encoding NADH-quinone oxidoreductase subunit N has product MSLLELTSLLPVLILALGSTALLMAGAWWPASRSLLLTGVGIALAAALHAALVTPPAAEVAGMFGTGPYARFFTVLWSLAGALTLLLSLRYGPERNFPAGEYASLILFASAGMALLSSATSLVGVFLGLETFTLVFYILIAFHKESPDGAEAGLKYLVMGAVATGFLAFGIALIYAVSGTFHIPEAMAGLVADGRLRPLGLAGWAMLVVALGFKISLVPFHLWTPDVYQGAPAPVTGILAAGSKGATVAALVPLLSGPLTGGDLTPLLWLLSALTMLVGTLCALRQENLKRMLGYSSVVHMGYVLIGLIASGEIGESAVLFYLVSYTAATLGAFGTIASLSGPEGEPQDLSALRGLGYRHPYRAGALAVFLFSLAGIPPAAGFIGKFGIFYAAVKTGYVGLAILGALASLVSVAYYLRPVMAMFMTEEKGPEVPAGNSAEHTALAACLAATLLLGILPGPLLDLIALVLP; this is encoded by the coding sequence GTGAGCCTTCTCGAGCTGACCTCCCTGCTGCCGGTGCTGATCCTGGCCCTCGGCTCCACCGCCCTGCTGATGGCGGGAGCCTGGTGGCCCGCCTCCCGCAGTCTCCTTCTCACCGGGGTCGGCATCGCCCTGGCCGCCGCCCTCCATGCCGCCCTGGTTACGCCCCCGGCGGCGGAGGTGGCGGGAATGTTCGGAACGGGACCCTATGCCCGCTTCTTCACCGTCCTGTGGTCTCTTGCGGGCGCACTCACCCTCCTGCTGTCGCTGCGCTACGGACCCGAGCGGAATTTCCCCGCGGGCGAGTACGCCTCCCTGATCCTGTTCGCCTCCGCCGGCATGGCCCTTCTCTCCTCGGCGACCTCCCTGGTCGGCGTCTTCCTCGGCCTGGAGACCTTCACCCTGGTCTTCTACATCCTCATCGCCTTCCACAAGGAAAGCCCCGACGGGGCCGAGGCCGGCCTCAAGTACCTGGTGATGGGAGCGGTGGCCACCGGTTTTCTCGCCTTCGGCATCGCTCTGATCTACGCGGTCTCCGGTACCTTTCACATCCCCGAAGCGATGGCGGGCCTCGTCGCCGACGGCCGCCTTCGCCCTCTCGGCCTGGCCGGCTGGGCGATGCTGGTCGTCGCCCTCGGCTTCAAGATCTCCCTCGTCCCCTTCCATCTCTGGACCCCCGACGTCTATCAGGGGGCCCCCGCGCCGGTGACGGGCATTCTCGCCGCCGGCTCCAAGGGAGCGACGGTCGCCGCCCTGGTCCCCCTCCTCTCCGGCCCCCTGACGGGAGGAGACCTGACGCCCCTGCTCTGGCTCCTGTCGGCCCTGACCATGCTCGTCGGCACCCTCTGCGCCCTGCGCCAGGAGAACCTCAAGCGGATGCTCGGCTACTCCTCGGTCGTGCACATGGGCTACGTACTGATCGGCCTGATCGCCAGCGGGGAGATCGGAGAAAGCGCGGTCCTCTTCTACCTGGTATCCTACACCGCCGCCACCCTCGGCGCCTTCGGTACAATCGCCTCTCTCTCGGGCCCCGAGGGCGAGCCCCAGGACCTGTCGGCCCTGCGCGGCCTCGGCTACCGCCATCCCTATCGCGCCGGCGCCCTGGCGGTCTTTCTCTTCTCCCTGGCCGGCATCCCTCCCGCCGCGGGATTCATCGGCAAGTTCGGCATCTTCTACGCGGCGGTCAAAACCGGCTACGTCGGCCTGGCGATCCTCGGGGCCCTCGCCTCCCTCGTCTCCGTCGCCTACTACCTGCGGCCGGTAATGGCCATGTTCATGACCGAAGAGAAAGGCCCGGAGGTGCCCGCCGGAAACTCGGCAGAGCATACCGCCCTGGCCGCCTGCCTGGCGGCCACCCTGCTTCTGGGAATCCTTCCCGGGCCGCTGCTCGACCTGATCGCCCTTGTCCTTCCCTGA
- a CDS encoding NADH-quinone oxidoreductase subunit M, with product MHNLTHIPWLTLLLAIPMAGALLCLVLARRPAACRWIALAATVAVFAVAAGLFIQGNAGMGWLWWEDAPWIGRWGIRYTVGMDGLSLLLVLLSACLLVLSVLISWREIDRHGPLYYALLLLLETGILGVFLALDLVLFYLFWEVMLIPMFLLIGIWGHERRLYAAVKFFLFTLAGSLLMLLAILGLYVLHGRQTGDWTFALAALQETAVPAGLAPWMFGAFLLAFAVKVPLVPVHTWLPDAHTEAPTAGSVILAGLLLKTGVYGLLRFGFPLFPEVALTSLPLLALLALIGIFYAAWIAYLQVDAKRLVAYSSVAHLGFVILGIAAWNVTALEGSILQMVNHGITTGALFALVGMIDARAGTRRLDGLGGLWARIPVLSAFFLFFCLASLGLPGLNNFAGEILILVGAFQARPIWGALGMAGVVFAAAYTLRLAQGVIWGEPRDKEPWPDMTVREGLVLVPLAVMVLWLGLYPAPFLEPLREPVQLLLDSLASAPKGGLP from the coding sequence ATGCACAACCTGACCCACATCCCCTGGCTTACCCTCCTCCTCGCCATCCCCATGGCCGGAGCCCTCCTTTGCCTGGTCCTGGCCCGGCGCCCGGCGGCCTGCCGCTGGATCGCCCTGGCCGCCACGGTCGCGGTCTTCGCCGTGGCCGCGGGCCTCTTCATCCAGGGCAACGCCGGCATGGGCTGGCTGTGGTGGGAGGACGCCCCCTGGATCGGCCGCTGGGGCATCCGCTACACCGTCGGCATGGACGGCCTCTCCCTCCTCCTGGTCCTGCTCTCCGCCTGTCTTCTGGTCCTGTCGGTGCTGATCTCCTGGCGGGAGATCGACCGCCACGGCCCCCTCTACTACGCCCTGCTTCTTCTGCTGGAGACGGGCATCCTGGGGGTCTTCCTCGCCCTCGACCTGGTCCTCTTCTATCTCTTCTGGGAGGTCATGCTCATCCCGATGTTCCTTCTCATCGGGATCTGGGGCCACGAACGACGGCTCTACGCGGCGGTGAAGTTCTTCCTCTTCACACTCGCCGGCAGCCTCCTGATGCTCCTGGCGATCCTCGGCCTCTACGTCCTGCACGGCCGCCAGACCGGGGACTGGACCTTCGCCCTGGCCGCCCTTCAGGAGACGGCCGTCCCCGCCGGGTTGGCCCCCTGGATGTTCGGCGCCTTCCTGCTGGCCTTCGCCGTCAAGGTCCCCCTCGTCCCGGTCCACACCTGGCTGCCCGACGCCCACACCGAAGCCCCCACCGCCGGATCGGTGATTCTGGCAGGCCTGCTCCTGAAGACCGGCGTCTACGGCCTGCTGCGCTTCGGATTTCCCCTTTTTCCGGAGGTCGCCCTGACCTCCCTCCCCCTGCTGGCCCTGCTCGCCCTGATCGGCATTTTCTACGCCGCCTGGATCGCCTACCTGCAGGTGGACGCCAAGCGCCTGGTCGCCTACTCTTCTGTCGCCCACCTCGGGTTCGTGATCCTGGGGATCGCCGCATGGAACGTCACCGCCCTTGAGGGAAGCATTCTGCAGATGGTCAACCACGGCATCACCACCGGGGCCCTTTTCGCCCTGGTGGGGATGATCGACGCCCGGGCGGGGACCCGCCGCCTCGACGGCCTTGGCGGGCTGTGGGCCAGGATTCCCGTCCTCTCCGCCTTCTTCCTCTTTTTCTGCCTCGCCTCGCTGGGGCTGCCGGGTCTGAACAACTTCGCCGGCGAGATCCTCATCCTGGTCGGCGCCTTCCAGGCCCGGCCCATCTGGGGAGCCCTCGGCATGGCCGGGGTGGTCTTCGCTGCAGCCTACACCCTGCGCCTGGCCCAGGGCGTCATCTGGGGGGAACCGCGGGACAAGGAACCCTGGCCGGACATGACCGTGCGCGAAGGGCTGGTGCTGGTGCCCCTGGCGGTGATGGTCCTGTGGCTGGGGCTCTACCCCGCCCCCTTCCTGGAGCCGCTGCGCGAACCGGTGCAACTCCTTCTGGACTCCCTCGCATCGGCACCGAAAGGAGGGTTGCCGTGA